The DNA window GGATAGGCTAGTCCAGCTAGATTctctaaaactaaaaaaatagttgaCCCGAGGCATCTTCTTACCACCCAAAAGTAGTTCCCTAAATAGATCAAAACGCTTACTCTTCTTATTGTACATCGTGGAGAATCAACAGAAATACTGGCTTAGTACCATTTCGAAAGAAGAATTTCCTACCTAACTGCATTTGGATCACTTAAAACAAACCTCGTTACATTCTAAAGGAGGTCAAGGAACTTGAGTGCCATAAATTTCATCTAAAACTAACTCATTTACCAGTAAACAAACCATCTAATCAGAAGAAACCAGCTATAAAACCTCAAGCTTGATCAATTACAAAAACATTCAAGGATCAAGAGCATCAAAACTTAAAGCAAAACCAGTTCAAAAAACATCATAAAATCCCACAACAAAACAGTCAATAAAACAGGAAAAAAGAACAATAACCCAGATCAATTCTAcatacaatatatttattactcTAAGATAACAAAAACAAGATCAATACTTTATTCTTCCATCACCTTCATTAATAACATCTTTGAAAGCACCACCACTTGGAATCATAGGCAAGACATGTTCTTGATGAGGAACTATCACATCCAACAAATAAGGTCCTGGAGTATCCAACATCTTCTGAATCGCCGCCCTCAAATCCCCAATCTTCGAAACCCTAGCAGCTGGTACATCACAAGCCTCCGCAAACTTCAACATATTCGGAAATATCTCCGATTCATTCTCAGGGTTTCCTAAATAAGTATGAGCCCGGTTCGCTTTGTAAAAGCGATCCTCCCATTGAACAACCATCCCCAAATGCTGATTATTTAACAACATTATCTTAACCGGAAGGTTTTCCACTCGAATTGTCGCTAATTCCTGAACATTCATCATAAAACTTCCATCCCCATCAATATCAACAATAATCGAATCAGGTTTAGCAACTGCAGATCCCATCGCAGAAGGTAAACCGAAACCCATCGCCCCTAAACCGCTAGAAGTCAACCATTGACGAGGATTACGGTATTTGTAATGTTGAGCAGCCCACATTTGATGCTGACCGACGCCCGTACTTACAATCGCATTTCCTTCGGTTAATTCGTCGAGAAGCTGAATCGCGTATTGAGGAGGAATCGAGTCTCCGAATGTTTTATAGGTTAAAGGGAACTTCGTCTTTTGTTCTTGAAGCTCGTTTCTCCATTGAGAAAAATCGAGCTTACTGTCTACTTGTTTAGTTTCGATAATCTCGTTTAATCCTGTTAAAGCTAACTTAATGTCACCACAAACAGACACGTGAGGCTGCTTGTTCTTACCAATTTCAGCTGAATCAATATCGATATGAACAATCTTCGCCCTGCTGGCAAAAGCCTCGAGCTTACCTGTAACCCTATCGTCGAATCGAACACCAAACGCTAGTAAAAGATCGGCTTTATCGACTGCGTAATTCGCGTAATAGGTTCCGTGCATTCCTAACATATGAAGCGATAAATCTTCAGTACATGGGTATGATCCAAGACCCATTAAGGTACTAGCAACTGGAATTCCTGTAAGTTCAACGAATTTCTTCAGCTCTTCACTGGAATTCAAACAACCACCACCCACGTAAAGAACTGGTTTTTTCGACTCGGATATCAATCTAATGATCTGTTCTAAATGGGTAGGGTTTGGTGGTTTAGGTAATCTCGATGTATAACCAGGTAAGCTCATGGGTTGATCCCAATTTGGTACTACAAGCTGTTGTTGAATATCTTTAGGTATATCAATTAAAACAGGTCCAGGTCTACCAGAAGAAGCTAAAAAGAAAGCTTCTTTAACAATCCTGGGTATATCTTCAACATCAAGAACAAGATAATTATGTTTAGTAATCGATCTCGTTACCTCAACAATGGGTGTTTCCTGAAACGCATCAGTTCCAATCATTCTTCTAGGAACTTGTCCTGTTATCGCGATTAATGGAACGCTATCAAGTAAAGCATCAGCAAGGCCACTGACGAGATTAGTAGCGCCGGGGCCGGAGGTAGCGATGCAAACTCCGGGAATGCCGGAAGCTCTAGCGTAACCCTCTGCAGCAAAAACTCCACCCTGTTCATGACGAGGGAGAATGTTTCTGATTGTTTTGGATCGAGTTAAAGCTTGATGGATCTCCATTGATGCACCGCCTGGGTAAGCGAATACATTTGTTACACCTTCTCTTTCAAGAGCTTCAACGAGGACGTCAGACCCTTTTCTGGGTTCGTTTGGAGCGAATCTGGATTTGAATGGTTCAGGTGGGGAGATTGTGATGGGTGGTGCTGGATTGGATCCGGAAATGATATTTGAGATTATGAGGCGGCGGCGAAGAGATGATTTGGAATGAGAGATTGGAAGGGAGAATGAGGGTATGAAATTGGAAGATTTGGAGGTGGCGATGGAGAATGGATTGGCGATTGAAGGATGAGTggtggcggcggcggcggcggccgACATGTTTTGTGAGTTTGGATGAGAAAGAGAAGGAAGATGAGTAATGAAAAATGGATTGTAAGGTTAAGGATTTATTTCGTGTGTTTATAAACCCTAGaccattttttcttatttagctttttagccactcattttttttagtggattgttcattaatatttatatgtcattttatgttttacattattttacatatatatttcttttattttctaataaagttattttatataacttgtttatttaataaaatagttttaagatattaaatttataagtataaacTTATATCGGTATCAGGTAtgagatatattttaaaattttatttggattcatattaatattttcacgTTTAAATTCTCAATTTGAAGAGTGATACATGTTGTGATTTATCTTAGCCTCTTAGGATACAA is part of the Impatiens glandulifera chromosome 1, dImpGla2.1, whole genome shotgun sequence genome and encodes:
- the LOC124920431 gene encoding acetolactate synthase 2, chloroplastic-like, whose amino-acid sequence is MSAAAAAATTHPSIANPFSIATSKSSNFIPSFSLPISHSKSSLRRRLIISNIISGSNPAPPITISPPEPFKSRFAPNEPRKGSDVLVEALEREGVTNVFAYPGGASMEIHQALTRSKTIRNILPRHEQGGVFAAEGYARASGIPGVCIATSGPGATNLVSGLADALLDSVPLIAITGQVPRRMIGTDAFQETPIVEVTRSITKHNYLVLDVEDIPRIVKEAFFLASSGRPGPVLIDIPKDIQQQLVVPNWDQPMSLPGYTSRLPKPPNPTHLEQIIRLISESKKPVLYVGGGCLNSSEELKKFVELTGIPVASTLMGLGSYPCTEDLSLHMLGMHGTYYANYAVDKADLLLAFGVRFDDRVTGKLEAFASRAKIVHIDIDSAEIGKNKQPHVSVCGDIKLALTGLNEIIETKQVDSKLDFSQWRNELQEQKTKFPLTYKTFGDSIPPQYAIQLLDELTEGNAIVSTGVGQHQMWAAQHYKYRNPRQWLTSSGLGAMGFGLPSAMGSAVAKPDSIIVDIDGDGSFMMNVQELATIRVENLPVKIMLLNNQHLGMVVQWEDRFYKANRAHTYLGNPENESEIFPNMLKFAEACDVPAARVSKIGDLRAAIQKMLDTPGPYLLDVIVPHQEHVLPMIPSGGAFKDVINEGDGRIKY